From Paenibacillus polymyxa, the proteins below share one genomic window:
- the nirD gene encoding nitrite reductase small subunit NirD — translation MIKNAEWLVVGHSKDFPTRIGRTIHIKGTEIAVFRTSENELYAVENTNPHPKGGPLTEAIVSGHYIYDPLYDWKIDLRTGTVQEPDHGQIKTFAVCEEGEEVKISLETV, via the coding sequence ATGATCAAGAATGCCGAATGGCTTGTCGTCGGTCACAGTAAGGATTTTCCGACTAGAATAGGACGTACCATCCACATTAAAGGGACTGAAATTGCTGTTTTCCGCACTTCGGAGAATGAGCTTTATGCTGTTGAAAATACCAACCCTCATCCCAAAGGAGGTCCTCTTACAGAGGCGATAGTATCGGGACATTATATTTATGATCCTTTGTATGACTGGAAAATTGATTTGCGGACGGGCACCGTTCAAGAGCCCGATCACGGGCAAATTAAAACGTTCGCCGTCTGTGAAGAGGGAGAAGAAGTGAAAATATCGCTCGAAACGGTTTAA
- a CDS encoding spore germination protein, giving the protein MWSKIISYFPSWSTLFQAGLALIIPLGIYYINTSIYSFVGSKGAKSKHNEGPMDQQHEPSSKITGNYDSDLQAIREAIGENSDVHFREFMVKKFHARSMLVFIDGMQDEKLMSEQVLEVLMFEGQQGQDQQEQPEGLSNSFIKESLMPLTQISEVTRMEELYEFILLGHTALLIEGMKEALLVGPPNGTIRSVNEPTSEALLRGPRIGFTEVLSENTSMLRRQGLNKSLEMKKFQVGSRIKKDLVIAYIKDIVNPDLLEEISRRISKIDMDFLPESGYVEQLIEDNYLSPFQQAHNTERPDRVINALLEGRIAILLDGTPFALIVPVTFSMLLQSPEDYYERWIPGTLLRLLRFSGAFIALMGPALYISFISFHPGLIPTKLVISIIETREGVPFPSVIEVMILEISIEILREAGIRLPKPIGPAMGIVGGLVIGDAAVNAGIVSPFLVIVVAVTAISSFSIPTYSAGITLRLLRFVGMLFAAILGMFGTILFFLLICIHLTKLKSFGVPYVTPFSPMRPSDWKDLYIRAPISLMKRRPVMMKTQQRKRRS; this is encoded by the coding sequence ATGTGGTCTAAAATCATTTCTTATTTTCCTAGCTGGAGTACACTCTTTCAAGCCGGTCTCGCGTTGATTATTCCTTTAGGAATTTATTATATTAACACCTCGATTTATTCGTTTGTCGGCAGTAAAGGAGCCAAATCCAAACATAACGAAGGTCCCATGGATCAGCAGCATGAACCGAGCTCTAAAATTACAGGAAATTATGATTCCGACTTACAGGCAATTCGTGAAGCTATAGGCGAAAATAGTGATGTGCATTTTCGTGAGTTTATGGTGAAGAAATTTCATGCTCGGTCCATGTTAGTCTTCATAGATGGTATGCAGGATGAAAAGCTTATGAGCGAGCAGGTATTAGAGGTCTTGATGTTTGAGGGCCAGCAGGGTCAGGATCAACAGGAACAACCGGAAGGGTTAAGTAACTCTTTTATAAAAGAAAGCCTGATGCCACTTACGCAAATTAGTGAAGTTACCCGTATGGAGGAACTGTACGAGTTCATCCTTTTAGGTCATACCGCCCTATTAATTGAAGGAATGAAGGAAGCGCTACTGGTGGGCCCTCCTAATGGCACTATTCGCTCCGTCAATGAGCCAACTTCTGAAGCATTGCTTCGGGGTCCCAGAATCGGTTTTACGGAAGTATTGAGTGAAAACACTTCGATGCTTCGACGCCAAGGCTTAAATAAAAGTCTGGAAATGAAGAAATTCCAAGTGGGAAGCAGAATCAAAAAGGATCTGGTTATCGCGTATATAAAGGATATTGTGAATCCGGATCTGCTTGAAGAAATAAGCCGCAGAATATCAAAAATAGACATGGATTTTTTACCTGAATCTGGGTATGTGGAACAACTTATCGAAGACAATTATTTAAGTCCATTCCAACAGGCTCATAACACAGAGCGTCCCGATCGTGTCATTAATGCTTTGTTGGAAGGAAGAATTGCGATCTTACTGGATGGTACCCCCTTTGCACTTATTGTCCCGGTGACCTTCAGTATGCTGCTTCAATCTCCCGAGGATTATTATGAGCGATGGATTCCCGGGACACTATTACGTCTGCTACGATTTAGCGGGGCTTTTATAGCGCTTATGGGGCCTGCTCTGTACATTTCTTTTATATCGTTTCATCCCGGTTTAATTCCGACCAAGCTGGTCATTAGCATTATCGAAACCCGTGAAGGCGTCCCATTCCCATCCGTTATAGAGGTCATGATTTTGGAAATCTCTATCGAAATTCTACGAGAGGCCGGCATTCGCCTGCCCAAACCCATTGGCCCTGCGATGGGCATTGTGGGAGGCTTGGTCATCGGCGACGCAGCTGTAAATGCGGGCATCGTTAGTCCATTCCTAGTGATTGTGGTTGCGGTTACTGCCATTTCATCGTTTTCGATACCGACATACAGTGCGGGCATTACCTTGCGTCTTTTGCGTTTTGTCGGAATGCTCTTTGCAGCAATCCTCGGCATGTTTGGGACCATATTGTTCTTTCTGTTAATTTGTATCCATCTAACGAAGTTGAAAAGCTTTGGCGTGCCGTATGTAACTCCCTTTTCCCCTATGCGACCAAGCGATTGGAAGGATTTATACATCCGGGCTCCTATATCTCTGATGAAACGAAGACCTGTCATGATGAAAACGCAGCAACGCAAACGCAGATCATGA
- a CDS encoding exosporium glycoprotein BclB-related protein gives MKHKRPFRFSGASKKDEDCKPSRDIRSIETLLKLINELTSIIPLVFANPSAANVSLLQQILRQLLSLAKSLRLRGGARADLLAALELAIVALEATPFSPISVGTTLQQLLDALLSIVLQESLSPTLKDSLIRAIRTAGTTVSNALSEPYLSGEPGPQGPPGPVGPGGAPGPAGVPGPPGPPGSPGPVGAAGPVGAEGPAGPAGPPGAAGPVGAAGPAGPVGAAGPIGAAGPEGPAGPPGGVTGPTGPTGADGLPGAVGAVGPAGATGPTGADGLPGAVGAVGPAGPTGPTGADGLPGAVGAVGPAGATGPTGADGLPGAVGAVGPAGATGPTGADGLPGAVGAVGPAGPTGPTGADGLPGAVGTAGLAGATGATGVGGATGATGVTGVTGATGSGAIIPFASGGPAILTTIAGGLVGTTSLIGFGSSATGISLVGGIIDLTGTLVGSVINFAFSVPRGGVITSIAGYFSTTAALTLLGSSVSITAQLFSSPTPNNTFIAVPGATVTLTPPLTDIVALGTTSSGIATGLAIPVTAQTRLLMVFSATATGISLVNTVVGYASAGVTIT, from the coding sequence ATGAAACATAAAAGACCGTTCAGGTTCAGTGGTGCTTCAAAAAAAGATGAGGACTGCAAACCATCAAGAGATATTAGAAGTATCGAAACGCTTCTCAAGCTTATTAATGAATTGACCTCGATCATCCCACTTGTATTCGCAAACCCTTCTGCGGCTAATGTATCTTTATTGCAACAGATTTTAAGACAATTACTGTCTCTGGCGAAAAGTTTAAGACTTAGAGGCGGGGCTAGGGCAGATTTACTGGCGGCGTTGGAGCTTGCTATAGTAGCGTTAGAAGCCACGCCTTTCTCTCCGATCAGCGTAGGTACTACATTACAGCAACTGTTGGATGCCCTATTGTCCATCGTTCTACAGGAATCCCTCAGTCCAACTCTTAAAGATAGTTTAATCCGTGCAATCAGAACTGCGGGAACGACGGTTAGCAACGCACTAAGTGAACCGTATTTGTCAGGGGAGCCCGGCCCACAAGGGCCTCCGGGACCTGTGGGGCCTGGTGGTGCGCCTGGTCCAGCAGGTGTGCCGGGCCCTCCAGGACCTCCCGGGTCTCCAGGACCTGTAGGTGCCGCTGGGCCTGTCGGAGCTGAAGGACCTGCTGGACCTGCTGGGCCTCCGGGAGCTGCTGGACCTGTAGGTGCCGCTGGACCTGCCGGGCCTGTCGGAGCCGCAGGGCCCATCGGGGCCGCCGGACCTGAAGGGCCTGCTGGACCTCCCGGAGGTGTAACAGGCCCTACGGGACCGACTGGCGCCGATGGGCTGCCGGGTGCAGTTGGCGCGGTCGGTCCTGCTGGAGCCACGGGACCTACCGGCGCTGATGGCCTGCCGGGCGCGGTGGGCGCGGTCGGACCCGCTGGACCCACTGGACCGACCGGGGCCGATGGGCTGCCGGGCGCGGTGGGTGCGGTCGGGCCTGCTGGAGCCACGGGACCGACTGGCGCCGATGGGCTGCCGGGCGCGGTGGGCGCGGTCGGTCCTGCTGGAGCTACGGGACCGACTGGCGCCGATGGGCTGCCGGGCGCAGTTGGCGCGGTCGGACCCGCTGGACCCACTGGACCGACCGGGGCCGATGGCCTGCCGGGCGCGGTGGGCACGGCAGGACTCGCCGGAGCCACGGGCGCAACAGGTGTTGGCGGAGCTACCGGAGCCACAGGGGTTACAGGCGTTACTGGAGCCACTGGTTCGGGGGCAATCATCCCATTTGCTTCGGGTGGACCAGCAATTTTGACAACCATTGCCGGCGGACTGGTTGGAACCACAAGTTTAATCGGCTTTGGAAGCTCAGCAACAGGCATTAGTCTCGTAGGCGGTATCATTGATCTCACAGGTACGCTTGTAGGATCAGTCATTAACTTTGCTTTCTCCGTTCCACGGGGTGGTGTAATCACATCCATTGCCGGATATTTCAGTACAACTGCTGCTCTAACCCTCTTGGGATCATCCGTTAGCATTACTGCCCAGTTGTTTAGTTCCCCGACACCTAATAACACCTTTATAGCCGTTCCCGGAGCTACCGTTACATTGACCCCCCCGCTAACTGACATCGTTGCATTAGGAACGACTTCTAGTGGTATTGCTACTGGGTTGGCAATACCCGTAACCGCACAAACCCGTCTGCTTATGGTTTTCTCTGCCACAGCTACAGGAATTTCTCTCGTTAATACCGTGGTGGGCTACGCAAGTGCAGGCGTTACCATTACCTAA
- the nirB gene encoding nitrite reductase large subunit NirB, producing the protein MINSKKKLVVIGNGMAGINTVEQILKLTDKYEITVLGSEPHPNYNRIMLSYVLEGSKTIDDIILNDLQWYADQGITLYTGKMVKSIDGEHKKIRTEDGLEIDYDVALVATGSQSFILPIPGKELPGVIGFRDIADCSAMLEAAKTYKKAAVIGGGLLGLEAAKGLVNLGMDVTVVHLMEDLMERQLDREASAMLKAELERQGIKFAMQMQTAEVYGQDRVQGLRFSDGSELEADLVVMAVGIKPNIQVAVESGMETNRGIVVDDLMKTSLPDVYAVGECVEHRGVCYGLVAPLFEQGSVIAKHLAGADTEGYAGSVVSTKLKISGVDVFSAGEFITQPEHTVIVAKDEWKRTYKKVLLRDNKIVGTVLFGDVSESASLQKYVRQQTPMTDEIYGQLMGTGCSNHGAKTSSAETMADDEIVCGCNGVTKKAIVDAINENGLTTVDEIKACTGATRSCGGCKPVVEQILQYVLGDSFKTSAKQGICGCTTLSRDEIVEAIKTKGLTTTREVMNVLGWHNDEGCSKCRPALNYYLGMINPDTYENEGDSRFVNERLHANIQKDGTFTVVPRMYGGVTTPEDLKKIADVSLKYNVKVVKVTGGQRLDLIGVRKEDLPKVWEELDMPSGYAYAKSLRTVKTCVGSQFCRFGTQDSMGMGEVLERKFERLDFPAKFKLAVNGCPRNCAESCTKDIGIVGNDGGWEIFIGGNGGIKARLADSLCKVKTDAELIDIVGAVMQFYRETGQYLERTSEWVERIGLEEIQKVVVHDTANRQALVERIEFALQQVEDPWKKIINDEDTRKNLFEVVTPSIV; encoded by the coding sequence ATGATAAACAGTAAAAAGAAGCTTGTGGTTATAGGGAACGGGATGGCTGGTATCAATACGGTCGAACAAATTTTAAAATTAACAGATAAATATGAAATTACAGTCCTGGGAAGTGAGCCGCATCCGAACTATAACAGGATCATGCTCTCTTATGTGTTGGAAGGTAGTAAAACAATAGATGATATTATACTGAACGATTTGCAATGGTATGCGGATCAAGGAATTACTTTATATACAGGAAAAATGGTTAAAAGCATCGACGGTGAGCACAAGAAGATTCGCACCGAAGACGGACTGGAAATTGACTACGACGTGGCTTTGGTAGCTACCGGCTCACAATCGTTTATTCTGCCTATTCCGGGTAAAGAATTACCAGGCGTTATTGGTTTCCGGGATATCGCCGATTGCTCGGCCATGCTGGAAGCGGCAAAGACCTATAAAAAGGCGGCTGTCATTGGCGGAGGTCTATTGGGGCTGGAGGCAGCTAAAGGCTTGGTCAACCTAGGAATGGATGTTACGGTCGTTCACTTAATGGAAGATTTGATGGAACGTCAGCTGGACCGGGAAGCGTCTGCGATGTTGAAAGCAGAACTGGAACGCCAGGGAATCAAGTTTGCTATGCAAATGCAAACTGCGGAGGTGTACGGTCAAGATCGGGTACAAGGATTGCGCTTCTCGGATGGAAGTGAGCTGGAAGCGGATTTGGTCGTAATGGCCGTCGGAATCAAGCCTAATATCCAGGTAGCTGTGGAAAGTGGTATGGAAACGAACCGTGGGATTGTGGTCGATGATTTGATGAAAACATCCTTGCCGGATGTATATGCCGTAGGGGAATGTGTTGAACACCGTGGGGTCTGCTACGGTCTGGTAGCTCCGCTGTTTGAACAGGGAAGTGTAATTGCCAAACATTTGGCAGGCGCGGATACTGAAGGTTATGCAGGATCGGTAGTTTCCACCAAGCTCAAAATTTCAGGGGTGGATGTTTTCTCAGCTGGTGAATTCATAACCCAGCCTGAACATACGGTGATTGTAGCAAAGGATGAGTGGAAGCGCACATACAAAAAAGTGCTGCTTCGTGATAATAAAATTGTGGGGACTGTACTGTTCGGCGATGTGAGCGAATCTGCTAGTCTTCAAAAATATGTGCGTCAGCAAACGCCAATGACAGATGAAATATATGGACAGCTCATGGGTACTGGATGCAGCAATCACGGGGCGAAAACATCATCCGCTGAAACGATGGCCGATGACGAAATTGTGTGTGGCTGTAACGGTGTAACTAAAAAGGCGATTGTGGATGCAATTAATGAAAATGGACTAACCACAGTCGATGAAATTAAGGCATGCACCGGAGCTACGCGTTCCTGTGGTGGATGTAAGCCAGTTGTTGAGCAAATTTTGCAATATGTTCTTGGAGACAGCTTCAAGACGTCAGCCAAGCAAGGAATCTGTGGTTGCACAACATTGAGCCGAGATGAGATTGTGGAAGCAATCAAAACCAAAGGGCTGACAACTACGCGTGAAGTGATGAATGTACTGGGTTGGCATAATGATGAAGGATGCTCCAAATGCCGTCCGGCGCTGAATTATTATTTAGGGATGATTAACCCAGATACCTATGAAAATGAGGGAGATTCCCGCTTTGTAAATGAGCGATTGCATGCGAACATTCAAAAAGACGGAACGTTTACAGTGGTGCCAAGAATGTACGGCGGTGTAACGACTCCAGAGGATCTGAAGAAAATAGCTGATGTTTCTCTTAAATACAACGTTAAAGTCGTTAAAGTAACTGGGGGACAGCGGCTGGATTTGATTGGTGTCCGTAAAGAAGATCTGCCTAAAGTGTGGGAAGAACTCGATATGCCTTCAGGATATGCCTACGCGAAATCACTTCGTACGGTTAAAACCTGTGTTGGATCGCAATTTTGCCGTTTTGGTACACAGGATTCGATGGGAATGGGAGAAGTGCTGGAACGGAAATTTGAACGACTGGATTTCCCAGCAAAATTCAAATTAGCAGTTAATGGCTGTCCACGCAACTGTGCGGAATCATGTACAAAAGATATCGGAATCGTAGGCAATGACGGGGGCTGGGAGATCTTTATCGGTGGAAACGGCGGTATTAAAGCACGGTTGGCTGATTCACTCTGTAAAGTAAAAACGGACGCTGAACTGATTGATATTGTAGGAGCCGTGATGCAGTTCTATCGGGAAACAGGGCAATATCTGGAACGTACTTCGGAGTGGGTGGAACGGATCGGTCTGGAAGAGATTCAGAAGGTTGTCGTTCACGATACCGCTAATCGACAAGCTTTAGTAGAACGTATTGAATTTGCACTACAACAGGTCGAAGACCCGTGGAAAAAGATCATCAATGATGAGGATACACGTAAAAATCTATTTGAAGTTGTCACTCCATCTATTGTGTAA
- a CDS encoding GerAB/ArcD/ProY family transporter gives MFKRSDDKITTKQGAVFLTNTVLGAGILTLPRGVTEQVQTPDAWLSVLIGGGIVIFVVWIMVKLSQQFPGKTVYQYSRRIVGTIPGGILSVLLILYFIIIAGFEIRVLAEVTMFFLLEGTPVWAIVIPFIWVGSYLVFGGINPIARLYQIVLPISLFFLLFCFLFSLRIFEIDHLRPVLSDGIFPVIKGLKSTILVFSGCEVVMTLVAFLQHPEKAFKAMVVGISIPLVLYFLTVVMVIGGLSVDSTVTSTWPTINLMRSFEIPGFLFERLEFPLLVIWVMQMFCNFCSFFFNASLGVSEVFGLKYRYAIFGLIPLIFISTMTPVRMTEVFSLGDEIGYMGIVLFFLIPVFLSIVFMIRKKGLKQNV, from the coding sequence GTGTTTAAACGCTCTGATGATAAGATCACAACGAAGCAGGGGGCTGTATTCCTGACCAATACCGTATTGGGCGCAGGGATCTTGACACTGCCGAGAGGTGTAACTGAACAGGTACAGACTCCTGATGCATGGCTTTCTGTCCTCATCGGTGGAGGTATTGTCATATTCGTCGTCTGGATTATGGTGAAATTAAGTCAGCAGTTTCCCGGAAAAACCGTGTATCAATACTCCAGAAGAATCGTGGGCACAATTCCGGGTGGAATTTTAAGCGTGCTACTGATCCTATACTTTATAATCATAGCTGGCTTTGAGATTCGGGTTTTAGCTGAAGTGACCATGTTTTTCCTACTTGAAGGAACCCCCGTTTGGGCGATTGTGATTCCATTCATCTGGGTAGGGAGTTATTTGGTTTTTGGAGGCATTAATCCCATCGCGCGGCTGTACCAAATTGTACTTCCAATCAGTCTCTTCTTTCTGCTTTTCTGTTTTCTCTTTAGCTTAAGAATCTTCGAAATTGATCACCTTCGCCCCGTATTGAGTGACGGAATATTCCCCGTCATCAAGGGGCTAAAATCAACTATTCTTGTCTTCTCTGGATGTGAAGTTGTCATGACACTGGTCGCTTTTTTGCAGCACCCCGAAAAAGCATTTAAGGCCATGGTAGTGGGCATCAGTATCCCTTTAGTTTTGTATTTTTTGACTGTAGTTATGGTAATCGGCGGGCTATCAGTAGATTCTACTGTGACAAGTACTTGGCCTACCATTAATTTGATGCGCAGTTTTGAGATCCCCGGATTTCTTTTTGAACGTCTGGAGTTTCCACTGCTGGTAATCTGGGTGATGCAAATGTTTTGTAATTTCTGCAGTTTTTTCTTCAATGCTTCCTTAGGTGTCTCAGAGGTGTTTGGTCTTAAATATCGTTATGCGATTTTCGGTTTAATCCCGCTTATCTTTATTTCCACGATGACTCCTGTTCGTATGACTGAAGTGTTTAGTCTTGGCGATGAGATCGGATACATGGGAATCGTATTATTTTTTCTGATCCCTGTATTTCTCTCCATCGTGTTCATGATCAGGAAGAAGGGGTTGAAGCAAAATGTGTAG
- a CDS encoding immunoglobulin-like domain-containing protein yields the protein MLEGNNFTRNKLKPYRVLIPLLPFISGAALLIGTNETNAAGWENVVFNKPATSSGYSQPYDPSRAVDGSIEPTSRWYQASDGEKWIQVDLRDWYIVDRYVVTGMGVFNGWQDQRDPYSFRLQTSSNGINWATVDTVQNNVSSNFQKSITPVTARYLRLYIDQGNARNNQWASIMEFAAYGEQLPVPQAPGHFTGTKNGNTVELSWDAVPYAASYKVMRDSVTLYTGSLTQFIDTSALPPGEAVYTVQAVNAKGESTPSEVKVTILTDAERVAQAKAALTLGFSPGDTVDSVSQKLTLPLTGLNDTTVSWSSDTPDVITNEGAVIRPRYDLGDQKVKLTATIAKGTASDTQTFEVTVSKMTAQDTLNQAADTLSLGDLSAVQENVSLPLSGYGGVQIEWSSSKPLVIAADGTLTRPSYSSGDTDVTLTATLQLAGLTKTKDFTAHVLRLPMSDTEAVDAAYRALELPLTTVTGDVYLAKDALNGVQVSWSSSQPEFLDHTGHVTFPTYVQGDQTITLEAVVSRGGVELRKTFSLLVPALPVSADEAVNLAANTLNLDYPQGIKDSIALPRTGAFDTQIDWSSDQPDILSDSGQVNRPKYTDGDMNVQLIAMISKGIASVQRTFTITVLKALPNTPYVRLNGNNPIVLETGDSFTDPGASVLDSVYGNILVPDLSGIGNVDTNVPGVYVLNYAYSDNGSWTAEPAERRINVLPRAVVAAAGDEDIASVIVTGALPSARLELYNAQQELIAEGIASSEGKYTFTPVPEGASFYVLQNVNGMKGAPSGLVYPQGLTAQRVADSITSIPAPTTSDTLLRLPAVPNGFRVTISSSSQPDIVRTDGTIVQADTPSVVTVMLNVMKVSDGSHALTQAIEVIVPAKVSVDTGKSNKDKNEDQDLSAGIQQIGFLEQGKTVSLFVPPAAFLDEQIQQALREGKAYADIRLEQEKQMSRVLLTHSVLNKWDQLGASVISQYGTLMVSSDTLTSMAASGQQDVTMSFQQADQQFRDWAEQQPNLKLIGPAVEIKANVTGNSSIVLPLDSVSSSELQNVEPQFSILVMYENGEREILKGTAVVNSQGILSGVSLNTSRLGTFAAAISTNASQVDQTRVQNDPLHSSDSQEPAQVWPDLQGHWAAKSLQSLAAKGWMQGYKDGNMRPERAVSRAEFVATLIRALGTTGDESLSTSFTDMKGHWAGSAVDAAYRQGWIQGLTAQTFGPNESLTREQAMVILSHAMQNQTSVSSPTGLQSYKDDQQIASWASTAFEKAIGSGWISGYPDGTLKPKAAISRGEMAELLVRIFK from the coding sequence AAATGTAGTGTTTAACAAACCAGCCACATCAAGTGGCTATAGCCAGCCCTATGACCCCAGCAGAGCTGTCGACGGGTCAATTGAACCGACAAGCCGCTGGTATCAAGCGAGTGACGGTGAAAAGTGGATTCAGGTAGATTTGAGAGACTGGTATATCGTGGATCGATACGTTGTTACAGGTATGGGTGTCTTTAATGGGTGGCAAGATCAGCGTGACCCGTATAGTTTCCGACTGCAGACGAGCAGCAACGGAATTAATTGGGCGACTGTGGATACTGTGCAGAATAATGTGAGTTCTAATTTTCAAAAGAGCATTACTCCTGTAACCGCAAGATATTTGCGATTATATATTGATCAAGGAAATGCCAGAAACAATCAATGGGCTTCCATCATGGAATTCGCTGCTTATGGGGAGCAATTACCCGTTCCACAAGCTCCGGGTCATTTTACAGGTACTAAAAATGGAAATACCGTGGAGTTAAGCTGGGATGCCGTTCCTTATGCAGCCTCATACAAAGTCATGCGAGATAGCGTAACGCTCTATACAGGCAGCTTAACCCAATTCATAGACACTTCAGCATTGCCGCCAGGTGAAGCAGTTTACACGGTTCAGGCCGTGAATGCTAAAGGGGAGAGCACTCCTTCAGAGGTCAAAGTGACCATACTTACCGATGCCGAGAGAGTTGCACAGGCAAAAGCCGCCCTTACTTTAGGCTTCTCTCCTGGAGATACAGTGGATTCGGTATCCCAAAAGCTGACACTGCCACTCACTGGGTTAAATGATACGACGGTGAGCTGGAGTTCGGATACCCCTGACGTCATTACGAACGAAGGCGCTGTAATACGTCCGCGATACGATTTGGGTGACCAAAAAGTAAAACTGACAGCAACGATTGCGAAAGGAACCGCCTCGGATACCCAAACTTTCGAAGTTACCGTTTCGAAGATGACTGCTCAAGATACATTGAATCAAGCAGCAGATACTCTATCGCTTGGCGATTTGTCTGCGGTACAAGAAAATGTATCTCTCCCTCTCTCCGGTTATGGTGGAGTGCAGATTGAATGGTCCTCGTCTAAACCTCTTGTCATTGCAGCAGATGGAACACTTACCAGACCTTCCTATAGTAGTGGAGATACGGACGTTACCCTAACGGCTACCCTGCAACTTGCAGGCTTAACGAAAACAAAGGATTTTACTGCACACGTACTCCGTCTGCCGATGAGCGACACTGAAGCCGTGGACGCAGCATACAGAGCACTGGAACTACCGCTAACGACAGTAACCGGAGACGTATATTTGGCAAAGGATGCGCTGAATGGTGTTCAGGTGTCATGGTCGTCGAGTCAACCTGAGTTCCTGGATCATACTGGACATGTAACATTCCCAACCTATGTACAGGGCGATCAGACCATCACGCTGGAGGCGGTTGTGTCAAGAGGTGGGGTTGAGCTTCGAAAAACCTTCAGTCTGCTCGTACCTGCATTGCCCGTAAGCGCTGATGAAGCAGTGAATTTGGCGGCAAATACACTGAATCTGGATTACCCGCAAGGGATTAAGGATTCCATCGCCCTGCCTCGTACAGGGGCATTTGATACCCAGATCGACTGGTCCTCGGATCAACCGGATATCCTCAGTGATAGTGGTCAGGTAAATCGGCCTAAATATACAGACGGTGATATGAATGTACAGTTAATTGCTATGATTTCTAAAGGCATAGCTTCTGTCCAAAGAACATTCACGATCACCGTGCTGAAAGCATTGCCGAATACACCTTATGTACGACTGAACGGCAATAATCCAATTGTTTTGGAAACCGGCGACAGCTTCACGGATCCGGGAGCCAGTGTATTGGACAGTGTATACGGCAATATCCTGGTCCCCGATCTTTCAGGGATCGGCAATGTCGATACGAATGTACCTGGTGTATACGTATTGAACTATGCTTATAGCGACAATGGAAGTTGGACCGCAGAACCGGCAGAACGCCGTATAAACGTCTTGCCCCGTGCTGTTGTAGCCGCAGCAGGCGACGAGGATATCGCCTCTGTAATCGTCACAGGCGCTTTACCGAGCGCACGGCTTGAGCTGTATAATGCCCAGCAGGAGCTTATAGCGGAAGGAATCGCTTCGAGTGAGGGAAAATATACATTTACACCTGTACCCGAAGGAGCCAGCTTCTATGTGCTGCAGAACGTAAATGGCATGAAGGGCGCTCCCTCAGGGCTAGTGTATCCGCAAGGATTAACCGCGCAGCGTGTCGCGGATTCCATCACAAGCATACCTGCCCCTACAACAAGTGATACACTGCTTAGGTTGCCTGCCGTACCTAATGGCTTCCGTGTGACCATCAGCAGCAGTAGTCAGCCAGACATTGTGCGTACAGACGGAACTATTGTTCAAGCAGACACCCCTTCCGTTGTCACTGTCATGCTGAATGTCATGAAGGTAAGTGATGGTTCTCATGCTTTGACGCAGGCCATAGAAGTCATCGTCCCTGCCAAAGTAAGTGTTGACACAGGCAAGTCTAATAAAGATAAAAATGAGGATCAGGATCTGTCTGCTGGCATACAACAGATAGGATTTTTAGAGCAAGGGAAAACAGTCTCCCTCTTTGTTCCTCCTGCGGCATTCCTGGATGAACAGATCCAACAAGCACTTCGTGAAGGCAAGGCATACGCTGACATTCGTTTGGAGCAGGAAAAGCAAATGAGTCGTGTTCTCCTCACTCATTCTGTACTAAATAAATGGGATCAGCTCGGAGCTTCAGTGATATCCCAATATGGGACGCTGATGGTATCCAGTGACACACTAACCAGCATGGCCGCCTCAGGTCAGCAGGACGTCACCATGTCATTCCAGCAGGCAGATCAGCAATTTCGCGATTGGGCCGAGCAGCAACCCAACCTGAAGCTGATAGGACCGGCTGTAGAAATTAAAGCTAACGTGACAGGGAATTCGTCCATCGTTCTGCCGCTGGATAGCGTATCCTCAAGTGAATTGCAAAATGTTGAACCTCAATTCTCCATTCTTGTGATGTATGAAAATGGTGAACGTGAGATTCTAAAAGGTACTGCTGTGGTGAATTCACAAGGGATTTTGTCGGGTGTGAGTCTGAATACGTCTCGATTAGGTACCTTTGCCGCTGCCATCTCTACGAACGCGTCTCAGGTAGATCAGACCCGTGTACAAAATGACCCACTCCATTCGTCAGATTCACAAGAACCAGCTCAGGTATGGCCGGACCTACAAGGTCACTGGGCAGCGAAGTCCTTACAATCTCTTGCAGCCAAAGGCTGGATGCAGGGCTATAAAGACGGCAACATGCGCCCTGAGCGTGCGGTGAGCCGTGCAGAATTTGTAGCCACATTGATCAGGGCTTTAGGAACTACTGGAGACGAGAGCCTGTCTACCTCATTTACAGATATGAAGGGGCACTGGGCTGGATCGGCCGTGGATGCCGCTTACCGTCAGGGATGGATTCAAGGGCTAACTGCTCAGACGTTCGGACCTAATGAGAGCCTTACCCGTGAACAGGCGATGGTGATCCTGTCACACGCGATGCAGAATCAGACATCCGTTTCCAGCCCTACTGGACTGCAATCCTATAAGGATGATCAGCAGATTGCTTCCTGGGCTTCCACAGCATTCGAGAAAGCCATAGGCTCGGGTTGGATTAGCGGGTATCCTGATGGAACGCTCAAACCGAAAGCCGCCATTAGCAGAGGCGAGATGGCTGAACTGCTGGTACGAATTTTCAAATAA